A region of Larimichthys crocea isolate SSNF chromosome X, L_crocea_2.0, whole genome shotgun sequence DNA encodes the following proteins:
- the LOC104939388 gene encoding NACHT, LRR and PYD domains-containing protein 12 isoform X5: MSSEDLLNTLEDLTDDELKDFKWYLKHPDILDGYQTIKVSKLEKADRRDIVDLMVNTYKLHGALKVTKKVLEKINRNDLVQSLSETSSGPEDGIVPVPEPRHISYYQQLLQSNLQDKFMCAQEGWSQKKDEERLVDIYTELYITGGGDIHINTQHEVMQIEAAGKPADTEKSLKPSDMFKPPSGRYKPIRTVLTTGIAGIGKTFLTCKFLLDWAEGRANQDVHLIFPFTFRQLNLKKGQKFSLTELIHECITEAIVIPEKALNYIFTTLQSSGITNYDRSKFKVLFVLDGLDESRLQLDCSTNKNQAVKFDVTASTSVDELLTNLIKRKLLPSARLWITTRPAAANQIHSDFVDIMTEVRGFTDPQKDEYFKKRFRDEEQASRIISHIKTSRSLHIMCHIPVFCWISATVLEDLLKTREGGELPKTLTEMYIRFLVFQMDQTKEKYEPEKYIQYIQYIKSLSKLAFQQLKKRNPIFYEKDLKESGIDVRGASVCSGVFTEIFKEEHGKKKEHDKMFSFIHLSVQEFLAALYVEMSLINRKKNVMSKLAQTVCEHVQMVFETSVTEVHRFAIDKALQSPNGHLDLFLRFLLGLSLETNQTKLPEGLLNKKRSSQTNQETVEYIKKKINENLSPERIINLFHCLNELNDLSLVEEIQQYLSSGSLSTDRLTPAQWSALVFILLSSDKDLDVFDLKKYSASEGALLRLLPVVKASNKALLSGCNLSERSCEALSSVLSSQSSRLRELDLSNNDLKDSGGKLLSAGLESPHCTLETLRLNQTRLTEKCCQEFSSVLSSQSSRLTELDLSNNDLKDSGVKLLSAELQSPHCTLETLRLSGCLVAEEGCTSLASALRSNPSHLRELDLSYNHPGESGVKLLSAGLKNPRWRLDTLRVDHGGEQRLKPGLRKYACELTVDTNTVNKYLKLSDNNRKVTLVTKNEPYPDHPERFNYCQLLCGDGLTGRCYWEVEWRGRAYVSVSYRGIRRIGAWFGENDQSWSLSCSDVDGYSVWHNNTRTFILPSSSFFSSSSISSSSSVSHRVAVYVDCPAGSLSFYRVCSDTLIHLHTFNTTFTEPLYPGFGLLPYGSSVLLCSV; this comes from the exons ATGTCATCAGAGGACCTTTTGAACACTCTGGAGGATTTGACAGACGATGAACTGAAGGACTTCAAATGGTATCTGAAGCACCCTGACATCCTGGATGGATACCAAACCATCAAAGTGTCCAAGCTGGAGAAGGCAGACAGACGGGACATCGTGGATCTGATGGTGAACACCTATAAACTTCATGGAGCTCTGAAGGTGACCAAGAAGGTTTTAGAGAAGATCAACAGGAACGATCTGGTCCAGAGTCTGTCAGAGACGAGCTCAGGACCAGAAG atGGGATTGTTCCAGTACCGGAGCCACGACACATCTCATATTACCAACAGTTACTTCAGTCAAACCTCCAGGACAAGTTCATGTGTGCACAAGAGGGGTGGTCACAGAAGAAGGATGAGGAACGTCTGGTTGATATCTACACAGAGCTGTACATCACAGGTGGAGGTGACATCCACATCAACACACAGCATGAGGTCATGCAGATTGAGGCAGCAGGGAAGCCAGCAGATACAGAGAAATCACTTAAACCCAGTGACATGTTCAAGCCTCCCTCTGGAAGATATAAACCCATAAGAACAGTGCTGACCACTGGAATCGCAGGAattggaaaaacatttcttaCGTGCAAGTTTCTGTTGGACTGGGCTGAAGGAAGAGCCAATCAGGATGTGCATCTCATATTCCCCTTCACCTTTCGTCAGCTGAACTTAAAGAAGGGACAAAAGTTTTCTTTGACAGAGCTCATTCATGAATGTATCACTGAGGCCATAGTCATCCCAGAAAAAGCTCTTAATTACATCTTTACAACTCTGCAGTCATCAGGAATCACCAACTATGACAGAAGTAAATTcaaagttctgtttgttttggatggaCTGGATGAGAGCCGACTTCAACTGGACTGCTCTACCAATAAAAACCAGGCAGTTAAATTTGATGTTACAGCGTCGACCTCAGTGGATGAGCTGCTGACAAACCTCATCAAGAGAAAACTGCTTCCTTCTGCTCGCCTCTGGATAACCAcacgacctgcagcagccaatcagatccatTCTGATTTTGTTGACATCatgacagaggtcagagggttCACTGACCCTCAGAAGGACGAGTACTTCAAGAAGAGattcagagatgaggagcaggccagcagaatcatctcccacatcaagacatcacgaagcctccacatcatgtgccacatcccagtcttctgctggatctctgctacagttctggaggATCTGTTGAAgaccagagagggaggagagctgcccaagaccctgactgagATGTACATCCGCTTCCTGGTGTTTCAGATGGATCAGACAAAAGAGAAGTATGAACCAGAAAAGTACATTCAGTACATCCAGTACATCAAGTCATTATCAAAACTGGCTTTCCAGCAGCTGAAAAAGCGCAACCCGATCTTCTACGAGAAAGATCTAAAAGAGAGTGGCATTGATGTCAGAGGAGCCTCAGTGTGTTCAGGAGTGTTCACAGAGATCTTTAAAGAAGAACatgggaagaagaaagaacatGACAAGATGTTTAGCTTCATCCATCTGAGTGTTCAGGAGTTTTTGGCAGCTTTGTATGTGGAGATGTCGCTCattaacagaaagaaaaatgtgatgtCCAAGCTAGCGCAAACTGTTTGTGAACATGTGCAAATGGTTTTTGAAACATCTGTGACAGAGGTCCACAGGTTTGCTATTGACAAGGCCTTACAGAGTCCAAATGGACACCTGGACTTGTTCCTCCGCTTCCTCCTGGGTCTTTCACTGGAGACCAATCAGACCAAGCTCCCTGAAGGTCTACTGAACAAGAAAAGAAGCTCACAGACCAATCAGGAAACAGTCGAGTACATCAAGAAGAAGATCAATGAGAATCTGTCTCCAGAGAGAATCATCAATCTGTTCCActgtctgaatgaactgaatgatctTTCTCTAGTGGAGGAGATCCAACAGTACCTGAGTTCAGGAAGTCTCTCCACAGATAGACTGACTCCTGCTCAGTGgtcagctctggtcttcatcTTACTGTCATCAGACAAAGATCTGGACgtgtttgacctgaagaaaTACTCTGCTTCAGAGGGGGCTCTTCTGAGGCTGTTGCCAGTGGTCAAAGCCTCCAACAAAGCTCT GTTGAGTGGCTGTAATctgtcagagagaagctgtgaagctctgtcctcagtcctcagctcccagtcctcacgtctgagagagctggacctgagtaacaacgacctgaaggattcaggagggaagctgctctctgctggactggagagtccacactgtacactggagaCCCTCAG gttAAATCAAACCAGGCTCACAGAGAAATGCTGTCAGGAGTTCTCatcagttctcagctcccagtcctcacgtctgacagagctggacctgagtaacaacgacctgaaggattcaggagtgaagctgctctctgctgaactacagagtccacactgtacactggagaCCCTCAG gctGTCAGGCTGTCTGGTAGCAGAGGAAGGTTGtacttctctggcctcagctctgagatccaacccctcccatctgagagagctggacctgagctacaatcatccaggagagtcaggagtgaagctgctgtctgctggtctgAAGAATCCACGCTGGAGACTGGACACTCTCAG ggtggatcatggtggagAGCAGAGGCTGAAACCTGGTCTGAGGAAGT ATGCCTGTGAACTCacagtggacacaaacacagtgaacaaaTACCTCAAACTGTCGGACAACAACAGGAAGGTGACATTAGTGACAAAGAACGAGCCGTATCCTGATCATCCAGAGAGGTTCAACTactgtcagctgctgtgtggagaTGGTCTGACTGGTCGCTGTTACTGGGAGGTCGAGTGGAGAGGAAGAGCTTATGTATCAGTGAGTTACAGAGGAATCAGAAGGATAGGAGCCTGGTTTGGAGAGAATGATCAGTCCTGGAGTCTGAGCTGCTCTGATGTTGATGGTTACTCTGTCTGGCACAATAACACAAGAACATtcatcctcccctcctcctccttcttctcctcctcctccatctcctcctcctcctcggtctctcacagagtagcagtgtatgtggactgtcctgctggctctctgtccttctacagagtctgctctgacacactgatccacctccacaccttcaacaccacattcactgaaccTCTTTATCCTGGGTTTGGGTTATTGCCATATGGTTCCTCAGTGCTTCTGTGTTCAGTGTAG
- the LOC104938213 gene encoding atlastin-2 isoform X1: MAAEEKQRPARSVCEAGGHGFKSSTMRREEEDEKDDLLEEDLGVARPVQIVVADEEEHSFSLQEEALERLLLQEEVQDLHVVVVSVAGAFRKGKSFLLDFMLRFMYKQSAGSWVGGEEEPLTGFTWRGGCERETTGILAWSEVFVVEKPDGSKVAVLLIDTQGAFDSQSTIKDCATLFALSTMTSSVQVYNLSQNVQEDDLQHLQLFTEYGRLAMEEVYEKPFQTLMFLIRDWSYPYEHPYGLEGGQSFLEKRLQVKQNQHEELQNVRKHIHSCFSNISCFLLPHPGLRVATNPHFDGRLRDIDEDFKKELVNLVPTLLSPENLVEKEIGGVKITCRDLLQYFKAYMKIYQGEELPHPKSMLQATAEANNLAAVAGAKDVYNKSMEQVCGGDKPYISPAELERRHAELRQASVRHFRSVKKMGGEDFCRRYQEQLEAELDEAYANFSKHNDGKNIFYAARTPATLFAVMFVMYVVSLVTGFVGINSVATLCNLVMGVTLTALCIWAYVKYSGEFREVGGIIDQVAETLWEQRTPRKVFSKLFEVARSRVPLGNLIPAPRPRLASNNNVKKKN, translated from the exons ATGGCGGCGGAGGAGAAGCAGCGTCCCGCGCGCAGCGTCTGTGAAGCAG GTGGCCACGGGTTCAAGTCCTCCACGATGAGGCGCGAGGAAGAAGACGAGAAAGACGACCTGCTGGAGGAGGATCTTGGCGTGGCCAGGCCGGTGCAGATCGTGGTGGCCGATGAGGAGGAGCACTCGTTCTCGCTGCAGGAGGAGGCGCTGGagcggctgctgctgcaggaggaggtgcaggaccTCCACGTGGTCGTCGTCTCCGTGGCCGGAGCTTTCCGCAAAGGGAAGTCCTTCCTGCTGGACTTCATGCTGCGCTTCATGTACAAACAG TCGGCGGGGTCGTGGGTCGGCGGGGAGGAGGAGCCTCTCACCGGCTTCACCTGGCGAGGCGGCTGCGAGAGGGAGACCACGGGCATCCTGGCCTGGAGCGAGGTGTTCGTGGTGGAGAAACCAGACGGCAGcaag gtTGCAGTTCTGCTAATTGACACACAGGGGGCGTTTGACAGCCAGTCCACCATCAAAGACTGCGCCACGCTGTTCGCCCTGAGCACCATGACCAGctctgtgcag gtgtacAACCTGTCCCAGAACGTTCAGGAAGACGACCTGCAGCACCTCCAG ctcttcacAGAGTACGGGCGACTGGCCATGGAGGAAGTCTACGAGAAACCCTTTCAG ACGCTGATGTTCCTGATCAGAGACTGGAGTTATCCATACGAGCATCCGTACGGCCTGGAGGGGGGGCAGAGCTTCCTGGAGAAACGGCTGCAG gtgaaGCAGAACCAACACGAGGAGCTGCAGAATGTCAGGAAGCACATCCACTCCTGCTTCTCCAACATCAGCTGCTTCCTGCTGCCTCACCCCGGCCTCAGGGTGGCCACCAACCCGCACTTTGACGGACGGCTCAGAG ATATCGATGAGGACTTTAAGAAGGAGCTGGTGAACCTCGTCCCCACGCTGCTGTCTCCAGAGAACCTGGTGGAGAAAGAGATCGGAGGAGTGAAGATCACCTGCAGAGACCTGCTGCAGTACTTCAAA GCTTACATGAAGATCTACCAGGGAGAGGAGCTTCCTCACCCCAAGTCCATGCTGCAG GCAACAGCTGAAGCTAATAACCTTGCAGCCGTAGCAGGAGCCAAAGACGTGTACAACAAAAGCATGGAGCAG GTCTGCGGCGGGGACAAACCTTACATTTCCCCAGCAGAGTTGGAGCGCCGTCACGCGGAGTTGCGGCAGGCGTCTGTGCGACACTTCCGCTCGGTTAAGAAGATGGGCGGCGAGGATTTCTGCCGCCGCTAccaggagcagctggaggcGGAGCTCGACGAGGCTTACGCCAACTTCAGCAAGCACAACGACGGCAAGAACATCTTCTACGCCGCGAGGACGCCCGCCACGCTGTTCGCCGTCATGTTCGTCATGTACGTGGTGTCGCTGGTCACGGGCTTCGTGGGCATCAACTCGGTGGCCACGCTGTGTAACCTGGTGATGGGCGTCACTCTGACGGCGCTCTGCATCTGGGCGTATGTCAAATACTCCGGAGAGTTCCGCGAGGTCGGCGGAATCATCGACCAGGTGGCTGAGACTCTCTGGGAACAG AGGACTCCTCGAAAG GTTTTCTCCAAACTCTTCGAAGTGGCCCGGAGTCGAGTCCCGTTGGGAAACCTGATCCCGGCGCCGCGGCCCCGGCTCGCCTCAAACAACAacgtgaagaagaaaaactag
- the LOC104938213 gene encoding atlastin-2 isoform X2 yields the protein MAAEEKQRPARSVCEAGGHGFKSSTMRREEEDEKDDLLEEDLGVARPVQIVVADEEEHSFSLQEEALERLLLQEEVQDLHVVVVSVAGAFRKGKSFLLDFMLRFMYKQSAGSWVGGEEEPLTGFTWRGGCERETTGILAWSEVFVVEKPDGSKVAVLLIDTQGAFDSQSTIKDCATLFALSTMTSSVQVYNLSQNVQEDDLQHLQLFTEYGRLAMEEVYEKPFQTLMFLIRDWSYPYEHPYGLEGGQSFLEKRLQVKQNQHEELQNVRKHIHSCFSNISCFLLPHPGLRVATNPHFDGRLRDIDEDFKKELVNLVPTLLSPENLVEKEIGGVKITCRDLLQYFKAYMKIYQGEELPHPKSMLQATAEANNLAAVAGAKDVYNKSMEQVCGGDKPYISPAELERRHAELRQASVRHFRSVKKMGGEDFCRRYQEQLEAELDEAYANFSKHNDGKNIFYAARTPATLFAVMFVMYVVSLVTGFVGINSVATLCNLVMGVTLTALCIWAYVKYSGEFREVGGIIDQVAETLWEQVFSKLFEVARSRVPLGNLIPAPRPRLASNNNVKKKN from the exons ATGGCGGCGGAGGAGAAGCAGCGTCCCGCGCGCAGCGTCTGTGAAGCAG GTGGCCACGGGTTCAAGTCCTCCACGATGAGGCGCGAGGAAGAAGACGAGAAAGACGACCTGCTGGAGGAGGATCTTGGCGTGGCCAGGCCGGTGCAGATCGTGGTGGCCGATGAGGAGGAGCACTCGTTCTCGCTGCAGGAGGAGGCGCTGGagcggctgctgctgcaggaggaggtgcaggaccTCCACGTGGTCGTCGTCTCCGTGGCCGGAGCTTTCCGCAAAGGGAAGTCCTTCCTGCTGGACTTCATGCTGCGCTTCATGTACAAACAG TCGGCGGGGTCGTGGGTCGGCGGGGAGGAGGAGCCTCTCACCGGCTTCACCTGGCGAGGCGGCTGCGAGAGGGAGACCACGGGCATCCTGGCCTGGAGCGAGGTGTTCGTGGTGGAGAAACCAGACGGCAGcaag gtTGCAGTTCTGCTAATTGACACACAGGGGGCGTTTGACAGCCAGTCCACCATCAAAGACTGCGCCACGCTGTTCGCCCTGAGCACCATGACCAGctctgtgcag gtgtacAACCTGTCCCAGAACGTTCAGGAAGACGACCTGCAGCACCTCCAG ctcttcacAGAGTACGGGCGACTGGCCATGGAGGAAGTCTACGAGAAACCCTTTCAG ACGCTGATGTTCCTGATCAGAGACTGGAGTTATCCATACGAGCATCCGTACGGCCTGGAGGGGGGGCAGAGCTTCCTGGAGAAACGGCTGCAG gtgaaGCAGAACCAACACGAGGAGCTGCAGAATGTCAGGAAGCACATCCACTCCTGCTTCTCCAACATCAGCTGCTTCCTGCTGCCTCACCCCGGCCTCAGGGTGGCCACCAACCCGCACTTTGACGGACGGCTCAGAG ATATCGATGAGGACTTTAAGAAGGAGCTGGTGAACCTCGTCCCCACGCTGCTGTCTCCAGAGAACCTGGTGGAGAAAGAGATCGGAGGAGTGAAGATCACCTGCAGAGACCTGCTGCAGTACTTCAAA GCTTACATGAAGATCTACCAGGGAGAGGAGCTTCCTCACCCCAAGTCCATGCTGCAG GCAACAGCTGAAGCTAATAACCTTGCAGCCGTAGCAGGAGCCAAAGACGTGTACAACAAAAGCATGGAGCAG GTCTGCGGCGGGGACAAACCTTACATTTCCCCAGCAGAGTTGGAGCGCCGTCACGCGGAGTTGCGGCAGGCGTCTGTGCGACACTTCCGCTCGGTTAAGAAGATGGGCGGCGAGGATTTCTGCCGCCGCTAccaggagcagctggaggcGGAGCTCGACGAGGCTTACGCCAACTTCAGCAAGCACAACGACGGCAAGAACATCTTCTACGCCGCGAGGACGCCCGCCACGCTGTTCGCCGTCATGTTCGTCATGTACGTGGTGTCGCTGGTCACGGGCTTCGTGGGCATCAACTCGGTGGCCACGCTGTGTAACCTGGTGATGGGCGTCACTCTGACGGCGCTCTGCATCTGGGCGTATGTCAAATACTCCGGAGAGTTCCGCGAGGTCGGCGGAATCATCGACCAGGTGGCTGAGACTCTCTGGGAACAG GTTTTCTCCAAACTCTTCGAAGTGGCCCGGAGTCGAGTCCCGTTGGGAAACCTGATCCCGGCGCCGCGGCCCCGGCTCGCCTCAAACAACAacgtgaagaagaaaaactag
- the LOC104938214 gene encoding heterogeneous nuclear ribonucleoprotein L-like isoform X2, with amino-acid sequence MRKAAAEDSHRIPPSPVVHIRGLCDAVVEADLVEALDKFGNICYVMMMPFKRQALVEFDSVESAERCVSSEAACIGEQQAFFNFSTSQRITRPTNADDPTSGNKVLLLSIQNPLYPITTDVLYTVCNPVSNVQRIVIFKRNGIQAMVEFESVEDAQKAKLALNGADIYASCCTLKIEYARPNRLNVVRNDNSSWDYTKPFLLHRERGKGRQRQAILGDRPSSSYGPHCPLLPLPANSRYRRRGEEVQDMISYPVLLPKTSSSSYLAHATSSSVAMVSGLHPAKMNCSRIFNLFCLYGNVEKVKFMKSVAGTALVEMGDEYAVDRAVTHLNSIKVFGKKLSVCVSKQQAVIPSQVFELPDGCSSYQDFSLTRNNRFSSAQGSRNIIQPPAAVLHFYNAPPNLSQHQLQKLCTEHNVPAFTKFKVFDAKPSSKTLSGLLEFDSKTEAVEALTVLNHHQIRIPNSSNPFTLKLCFSTSSHL; translated from the exons ATGAGAAAG GCCGCTGCAGAGGACAGTCACCGCATCCCCCCGTCTCCGGTCGTCCACATCCGAGGCCTCTGCGACGCTGTGGTGGAGGCTGATCTGGTGGAGGCACTTGACAAGTTCGGCAACATCTG CTACGTCATGATGATGCCGTTCAAGCGGCAGGCTCTGGTGGAGTTCGACAGCGTGGAGAGCGCTGAGCGCTGCGTGTCGTCCGAGGCCGCCTGCATCGGCGAGCAGCAGGCCTTCTTCAACTTCTCCACCAGCCAGAGAATCACCAGACCCACAAACGCCGACGACCCCACCAGCGGAAACAAAGTCCTGCTGCTGTCCATCCAGAACCCGCTGTACCCCATCACCACC gatGTTCTCTACACCGTGTGTAACCCGGTCAGTAACGTCCAACGGATCGTCATCTTCAAACGCAACGGCATCCAGGCCATGGTGGA GTTCGAGTCAGTGGAAGACGCCCAGAAAGCCAAACTGGCTCTGAATGGAGCAGACATCTACGCCAGCTGCTGCACACTCAAGATTGAATACGCTCGg CCCAACAGACTGAACGTCGTCCGCAATGACAACAGCAGCTGGGATTACACCAAACCCTTCCTCCTGCAccgag agcgAGGGAAGGGGAGGCAGCGTCAGGCCATCCTGGGAGATCGTCCATCCAGCAGCTACG GCCCACACTGCCCCCTACTGCCTCTGCCTGCTAACAGCAGGTACCGGAGGCGCGGCGAGGAGGTGCAGGACATGATCTCCTACCCAGTTCTCCTCCCTAagacctcctcttcctcctaccTGGCCCATGCAACCTCCAGCTCAGTCGCCATGGTGAGCGGCCTCCATCCCGCCAAGATGAACTGCAGCCGCATCTTCAACCTCTTCTGTCTCTACGGCAACGTGGAGAAG GTGAAGTTCATGAAGAGCGTTGCCGGCACGGCGTTGGTGGAGATGGGAGACGAGTACGCTGTGGACCGAGCCGTCACTCACCTCAACAGCATCAAGGTGTTCGGCAAAAAGCTCAGCGTCTG TGTGTCCAAGCAGCAGGCGGTGATTCCCAGTCAGGTGTTTGAGCTGCCCGACGGCTGCAGCAGCTACCAGGACTTCAGTCTGACCAGAAACAATCGCTTCAGCAGCGCGCAGGGCAGTAGGAACATCATCCAGCCGCCGGCCGCCGTCCTGCACTTCTACAACGCCCCGCCCAATCTCAGCCAACACCAGCTGCAGAAG ctctgcactgaACACAACGTTCCCGCCTTCACCAAGTTCAAGGTCTTCGATGCCAAAC CCAGCTCAAAGACTTTGTCCGGTCTGCTGGAGTTTGACAGTAAAACTGAAGCTGTGGAGGCTCTGACCGTCCTCAACCACCACCAGATCAGAATACCCA ACAGCTCCAACCCGTTCACCCTGAAACTCTGCTTCTCCACCTCGTCCCACCTGTGA